From Streptomyces sp. HUAS MG91, the proteins below share one genomic window:
- a CDS encoding Gfo/Idh/MocA family oxidoreductase, with product MPLGVAVVGTGKMGADHVRRIDTAISGARVVAVADIEVERARKLAADLDGCTAHADAAAALAAPGVDAVLIASPGPAHEEALLRALALGLPVLCEKPLTPDAASAYRIVEAERRLGRRRIQVGFMRRFDAEYQQLKAALDAGGLGRPLMLHQRHRNTATPGHFTERMMITDSAAHEMDVTRWLTGHEIAAVQVVKPAPLPTSMNGVPDPQLVILETTGGAVADVELYRNAGFGDQVQCEAVCEHGTARIGDGHAMVVQAAGRWGGAIPQDYLTRFRAAYDREVQAWVDATLAGRVVGPSSWDGYAAAAACEAGVTAQATGVRTVVELADDEPF from the coding sequence GTGCCCCTGGGAGTAGCCGTCGTCGGGACCGGGAAGATGGGTGCCGATCACGTCCGCCGGATCGACACGGCGATCAGCGGGGCGCGGGTCGTGGCCGTCGCCGACATCGAGGTCGAGCGCGCGCGGAAGCTGGCCGCGGACCTCGACGGCTGCACCGCGCACGCCGACGCGGCCGCCGCGCTGGCGGCGCCCGGCGTGGACGCGGTGCTCATCGCGTCCCCCGGGCCGGCGCACGAGGAGGCGCTGCTGCGGGCGCTCGCCCTCGGCCTTCCCGTCCTGTGCGAGAAGCCGCTGACGCCGGACGCCGCGAGCGCGTACCGGATCGTCGAGGCGGAGCGGCGTCTCGGGCGCCGCCGGATCCAGGTCGGCTTCATGCGCCGGTTCGACGCGGAGTACCAGCAGTTGAAGGCGGCGCTCGACGCCGGCGGGCTCGGCCGCCCGCTGATGCTGCACCAGCGGCACCGCAACACCGCCACCCCCGGCCACTTCACCGAACGCATGATGATCACCGACTCGGCGGCCCACGAGATGGACGTCACCCGCTGGCTCACCGGCCACGAGATCGCCGCCGTACAGGTCGTCAAGCCCGCTCCCCTGCCCACGTCGATGAACGGCGTGCCCGATCCGCAGCTGGTGATCCTGGAGACGACGGGCGGGGCGGTCGCCGACGTGGAGCTGTACCGCAACGCGGGCTTCGGCGACCAGGTCCAGTGCGAGGCGGTCTGCGAGCACGGCACCGCGCGGATCGGCGACGGCCACGCGATGGTCGTCCAGGCGGCGGGCCGCTGGGGCGGCGCCATCCCGCAGGACTACCTCACCCGTTTCCGGGCCGCCTACGACCGCGAGGTGCAGGCCTGGGTCGACGCGACGCTGGCGGGCCGGGTGGTCGGCCCGTCGTCCTGGGACGGGTACGCGGCGGCGGCCGCCTGCGAGGCCGGGGTGACGGCCCAGGCGACCGGAGTGCGCACGGTCGTGGAACTCGCCGACGACGAACCCTTCTGA
- a CDS encoding cytochrome P450, giving the protein MREQILVLDPQAADHHAEERALRARGPATRVDILGVSAWSVTDPGLLKRLLTSPHVSKDTRAHWPAFAETVATWPLALWVAVDNMFTAYGSDHRRLRRMIAPAFSARRITALTADVEALVAGLLDRLEAVPAGEVVDLREHLATPLPIAVVGRLMGVPASQAAEFRTLVDGVFATTLSTDEAAKNTAAVYQLLAELIAAKRERPGDDMTSLLIAARDDEGDGGTLTDAELRDTLLLMISAGYETTVNVIDQAVCSLLSDPEQRAHVREGRCSWADVVEETLRHESAVKHLPLRCALRDIPLPDGRTIRAGEAILASYAAANRHPDWHGDSADRFDATRVGKEHLAFGYGVHYCLGAPLARLEVTTALRELFARFPDVRLAVPVEDLTPMPTLISNGHVTVPVRLRPAPGG; this is encoded by the coding sequence CTGCGTGAACAGATACTCGTCCTCGACCCGCAGGCCGCGGACCATCACGCCGAGGAGCGGGCCCTGCGCGCCCGCGGTCCCGCCACCCGCGTCGACATCCTCGGGGTGAGCGCCTGGTCCGTGACCGACCCCGGTCTCCTCAAACGACTGCTGACCAGCCCGCACGTCTCCAAGGACACCCGGGCGCACTGGCCGGCCTTCGCCGAGACCGTCGCGACCTGGCCGCTCGCGCTCTGGGTGGCCGTCGACAACATGTTCACCGCCTACGGGAGCGACCACCGCCGCCTGCGCCGGATGATCGCGCCCGCCTTCTCGGCCCGCCGGATCACCGCCCTGACGGCGGACGTCGAGGCCCTGGTCGCCGGACTGCTCGACCGCCTCGAAGCCGTACCGGCCGGTGAGGTCGTCGATCTGCGCGAGCACCTGGCGACGCCGCTGCCGATCGCCGTCGTCGGCCGGCTGATGGGCGTGCCCGCAAGCCAGGCGGCCGAGTTCCGCACGCTGGTGGACGGGGTGTTCGCCACCACGCTCTCCACCGACGAGGCGGCGAAGAACACGGCCGCGGTCTACCAGCTGCTGGCCGAGCTGATCGCCGCCAAGCGGGAGCGGCCGGGCGACGACATGACCTCCCTGCTCATCGCCGCCCGCGACGACGAGGGCGACGGCGGCACCCTGACCGACGCCGAACTGCGCGACACCCTGCTGCTGATGATCAGCGCCGGCTACGAGACGACCGTCAACGTCATCGACCAGGCCGTCTGTTCACTGCTGAGCGACCCGGAGCAGCGGGCCCACGTCCGCGAGGGCCGCTGCTCGTGGGCGGACGTCGTCGAGGAGACGCTGCGCCACGAGTCGGCCGTCAAGCATCTGCCGCTGCGCTGCGCGCTCCGGGACATCCCGCTGCCCGACGGCCGGACCATCCGGGCCGGTGAGGCGATCCTCGCCTCGTACGCCGCCGCCAACCGGCATCCGGACTGGCACGGGGACAGCGCGGACCGCTTCGACGCCACGCGCGTCGGCAAGGAACATCTGGCGTTCGGGTACGGCGTCCACTACTGCCTCGGCGCCCCGCTCGCCCGCCTGGAGGTCACGACGGCGCTGCGCGAGCTCTTCGCGCGCTTCCCGGACGTGCGGCTCGCCGTGCCCGTGGAGGACCTGACCCCGATGCCCACGCTGATCAGCAACGGGCATGTCACCGTGCCGGTGCGACTGCGTCCGGCGCCCGGGGGCTGA
- a CDS encoding C1 family peptidase, translating to MTLGNPHTPQAADRGLTPARIEMYEKEFASRPANRLMQNAVTQTPVDDIALDRRIVTAADHSVSHHLDDWKVTDQKRSGRCWMFAGLNLLRVGAARELGVKDFEFSQNYVLWWDKFERANYFLESMIETSGADVDDRTVAHLLGDPISDGGQWNMFVALVAKHGLVPKTAMPETESSSATGPMNRALKSLLRRGARDLRRLAADGAEAQREHKAEVLAAVHRVLSIHLGTPPQKFLWQWRDKDQEFHREGWLTPAEFAAAYVRIPLDEYVCLVHDPRESSPAGRTFTVEHLGNIVEAPPVVYLNVEMDLLKRLTMDAVVGGEPVWFGCDVGRMMRADIGLWDARLYDYEAVYDAPFAMDKAERLLHHETQMTHAMLFTGVDVVDGAPRRWRVENSWGGEKADSGFWTMNDSWFGEHVFEVAVRRSALPPELAEALAGPPIVLPAWDPMGALAR from the coding sequence GTGACGCTCGGAAACCCTCACACCCCCCAGGCCGCCGACCGCGGCCTCACCCCGGCGCGCATCGAGATGTACGAGAAGGAGTTCGCCTCCCGGCCGGCGAACCGCCTGATGCAGAACGCCGTGACCCAGACACCGGTGGACGACATCGCCCTGGACCGGCGGATCGTGACCGCCGCCGACCACTCGGTCTCCCACCACCTGGACGACTGGAAGGTCACCGACCAGAAGCGGAGCGGCCGCTGTTGGATGTTCGCCGGGCTCAACCTGCTGCGGGTCGGCGCCGCCCGTGAACTCGGCGTGAAGGACTTCGAGTTCTCCCAGAACTACGTGCTGTGGTGGGACAAGTTCGAGCGGGCGAACTACTTCCTGGAGTCCATGATCGAGACGTCCGGCGCCGACGTCGACGACCGGACCGTGGCCCACCTGCTCGGCGACCCCATCAGCGACGGCGGGCAGTGGAACATGTTCGTGGCGCTGGTCGCCAAACACGGACTCGTACCGAAGACGGCCATGCCCGAGACGGAGAGTTCGTCCGCCACCGGGCCGATGAACCGGGCCCTGAAGAGCCTGCTGCGGCGCGGCGCCCGTGACCTGCGACGGCTGGCGGCCGACGGGGCCGAGGCGCAGCGCGAGCACAAGGCCGAGGTGCTCGCCGCCGTGCACCGCGTGCTCAGCATCCACCTCGGCACGCCCCCGCAGAAGTTCCTGTGGCAGTGGCGCGACAAGGACCAGGAGTTCCACCGCGAAGGCTGGCTGACCCCGGCCGAGTTCGCCGCCGCGTACGTCCGCATACCCCTCGACGAGTACGTGTGCCTCGTGCACGACCCGCGCGAGTCGAGCCCGGCCGGCCGGACCTTCACCGTCGAGCACCTCGGGAACATCGTCGAGGCGCCGCCCGTGGTCTATCTGAACGTGGAGATGGACCTCCTCAAGCGGCTCACCATGGACGCCGTCGTGGGCGGCGAGCCGGTCTGGTTCGGCTGCGACGTCGGCCGGATGATGCGCGCCGACATCGGGCTCTGGGACGCGAGGCTGTACGACTACGAGGCCGTCTACGACGCGCCGTTCGCGATGGACAAGGCGGAACGGCTGCTCCACCACGAGACGCAGATGACGCACGCCATGCTCTTCACCGGCGTCGACGTGGTGGACGGCGCGCCGCGCCGCTGGCGGGTCGAGAACAGCTGGGGCGGCGAGAAGGCCGACAGCGGCTTCTGGACGATGAACGACTCCTGGTTCGGCGAGCACGTCTTCGAGGTCGCCGTGCGCCGCTCCGCGCTGCCGCCGGAGCTGGCCGAGGCCCTGGCCGGGCCGCCGATCGTCCTCCCGGCCTGGGACCCGATGGGCGCGCTCGCCCGGTGA
- a CDS encoding CoA transferase — MTVFQGLRVLDLSRVLAGPYCTSLLADLGADVVKVEPPAGDDARHLGPFRDGESVYFAQLNRGKRSIVLDLKNPDDHALLLRLAAQADVLVENYRPGVAERLGIDHATLAAVNPRLVYASISGFGQSGPMRAYPAYDLIVQAMSGLMAGTGTPDGPPTRVGESVGDLIAGLFASWAVGAALFDRERTGHGRHVDVAMLDSLVSLQVTAMSLLTATGGLPGRVGNRHPVSTPFDTYRTADGLLAVAVAGEGVFARFARLVGRPDLPADPRFHDDTARTRNRDEVRRITEEWSGGLTTEEALKLARAEGVPAAPIQDLAQAIDSEQIQQRGLVGEFDHPVLGRTPYLRQPAHFGALGQEADPDARTPDATAPSPALGAHTGQVVAEWLGANGA; from the coding sequence ATGACTGTCTTCCAGGGCCTGCGGGTGCTCGACCTCAGCCGGGTGCTGGCCGGCCCGTACTGCACCTCGCTCCTTGCCGACCTCGGCGCCGACGTCGTCAAGGTCGAACCGCCGGCCGGCGACGACGCCCGCCACCTCGGCCCCTTCCGGGACGGCGAGAGCGTCTACTTCGCCCAGCTCAACCGGGGCAAGCGCAGCATCGTGCTCGACCTGAAGAACCCCGACGACCACGCCCTCCTGCTGCGGCTCGCCGCACAGGCCGACGTCCTCGTCGAGAACTACCGGCCCGGCGTCGCCGAACGCCTCGGCATCGACCACGCCACGCTCGCCGCCGTCAACCCGCGGCTGGTCTACGCGAGCATCTCCGGCTTCGGCCAGAGCGGGCCGATGCGCGCCTACCCCGCGTACGACCTGATCGTGCAGGCCATGTCTGGCCTGATGGCCGGCACCGGCACCCCCGACGGGCCGCCGACCCGGGTGGGGGAGTCCGTCGGCGATCTGATCGCCGGTCTGTTCGCCTCCTGGGCGGTCGGCGCCGCGCTCTTCGACCGGGAGCGCACCGGCCACGGCCGGCACGTCGACGTGGCCATGCTCGACTCGCTGGTCTCGTTGCAGGTGACCGCGATGAGCCTGCTCACCGCGACCGGCGGCCTGCCCGGCCGGGTCGGCAACCGGCACCCGGTCTCCACCCCGTTCGACACCTACCGCACCGCCGACGGGCTGCTCGCCGTCGCCGTCGCCGGAGAAGGCGTGTTCGCCCGGTTCGCGCGGCTCGTGGGCCGCCCCGACCTGCCCGCGGACCCCCGCTTCCACGACGACACCGCCCGCACCCGCAACAGGGACGAGGTGCGCCGGATCACCGAGGAGTGGTCGGGCGGGCTCACCACCGAGGAGGCGCTGAAGCTGGCCCGGGCCGAGGGCGTCCCGGCCGCACCCATCCAGGACCTCGCCCAGGCGATCGACAGCGAGCAGATCCAACAGCGCGGCCTGGTCGGCGAGTTCGACCACCCCGTCCTCGGCCGCACCCCCTACCTCCGCCAGCCCGCCCACTTCGGCGCCCTCGGCCAGGAGGCGGACCCGGACGCCAGGACTCCGGACGCGACGGCCCCGAGCCCGGCCCTCGGCGCGCACACCGGCCAGGTCGTGGCCGAATGGCTCGGCGCGAACGGTGCCTGA
- a CDS encoding acyl-CoA dehydrogenase family protein, with protein sequence MTPFLLPPMYDEFRAAARAFAEKELAPRAAETDERAEFPHDNYRRLVAAGLHAPGVPEEFGGDGMDAIAAAVAVEEVARACASSSTVQTSNKLGVTPLLLAGTPEQRGRYLPEVASGEALMAYAISEREAGSDVGAMRCRAAADGDGWVLDGVKTWITSAGVAKYLIVFAVTDPEAGSRGISAFVVHADDAGISYGEPERKMGLKGSVTREVYFDGCRIPGDRLLGERGKGLRLALGTLDHTRVSVGAQALGIAQGALDLATGYVRERRQFGQALADFQGVQFMLADMAMKVESARQMVYAAAARSSVNADDLTYFGAAAKCLASDTAMSVTTDAVQLLGGYGYTKDFPAERMMRDAKITQIYEGTNQIQRIVVSRKLLR encoded by the coding sequence ATGACGCCGTTCCTGCTGCCCCCGATGTACGACGAGTTCCGCGCCGCGGCCCGTGCCTTCGCCGAGAAGGAGCTGGCTCCCCGGGCGGCGGAGACCGACGAGCGGGCCGAGTTCCCGCACGACAACTACCGGCGCCTCGTCGCCGCGGGGCTGCACGCCCCCGGTGTCCCGGAGGAGTTCGGGGGCGACGGGATGGACGCGATCGCGGCGGCTGTCGCCGTGGAGGAGGTGGCGCGGGCCTGCGCGTCCTCGTCGACCGTCCAGACGTCCAACAAGCTGGGTGTCACTCCGCTGCTGCTGGCCGGTACGCCGGAGCAGCGCGGCCGCTATCTGCCGGAGGTCGCCTCGGGTGAGGCGCTGATGGCGTACGCGATCAGTGAGCGGGAGGCGGGCAGTGACGTCGGCGCGATGCGCTGCCGGGCCGCCGCCGACGGGGACGGCTGGGTGCTGGACGGGGTGAAGACGTGGATCACCTCGGCGGGCGTCGCCAAGTACCTGATCGTGTTCGCGGTCACCGACCCGGAGGCGGGCTCGCGCGGCATCTCGGCGTTCGTCGTGCACGCGGACGACGCCGGGATCTCGTACGGCGAGCCGGAGCGGAAGATGGGGCTGAAGGGCTCGGTCACCCGCGAGGTGTACTTCGACGGCTGCCGGATCCCCGGCGACCGGCTGCTCGGCGAGCGCGGCAAGGGGCTGCGCCTCGCGCTGGGCACCCTGGACCACACTCGGGTCTCGGTCGGCGCGCAGGCGCTGGGCATCGCGCAGGGCGCCCTCGATCTGGCGACCGGCTATGTGCGCGAGCGGCGCCAGTTCGGGCAGGCCCTCGCGGACTTCCAGGGGGTGCAGTTCATGCTGGCCGACATGGCGATGAAGGTGGAGTCGGCCCGGCAGATGGTGTACGCGGCCGCCGCGCGCAGCAGCGTGAACGCCGACGATCTGACGTACTTCGGCGCGGCCGCCAAGTGTCTGGCCTCCGACACCGCGATGTCGGTCACGACCGACGCGGTGCAGCTGCTCGGCGGCTACGGCTACACCAAGGACTTCCCGGCCGAGCGGATGATGCGCGACGCGAAGATCACCCAGATCTACGAGGGCACGAACCAGATCCAGCGGATCGTGGTGTCGCGCAAGCTGCTGCGCTGA
- a CDS encoding PucR family transcriptional regulator ligand-binding domain-containing protein — MAVSVPDLVAQPALRLTALTSHCADPERRIRWVSTTELPDPLPFLRGGELVMTTGLLERDEEEWIGLLGRLAELPVAALCVGTGLVHEAVPEVVVETAERAGLALVRSPVEVPFAQISHWVAEQTFAEQYDAVRAAAAVQDELMRELLSGHGLRGLLRRLYRQLGAGPVAVVEPDGSVLARHPASAAWPGEGPGTAVPIEVDGVPVALLCTRRATPRSDVLSFATSILGLEVARHQAVLTGRRELLGQLLEDVLHRTIPDADARRRLAAHHLAVDGPHAVVVARVDGDPARLRSLPWTLGPLLEREGDRLPTALIDDTVTVVVPDGADAEAAARTVAGHLILLDPKVRVGVGEPRRGVSGLRLGYFEARQAAGTGPGVHRAAPLSLAGLLLGNLDLPLRELGTGVLAPLLRHDEAQHADLLTTLRTYLAHDCASAATAAALTLHRNSLRYRLQLIEQLTGRDLDRLTDRLELWLALTALDADPAAD, encoded by the coding sequence ATGGCCGTCTCCGTACCCGACCTCGTGGCTCAGCCCGCGCTCCGGCTCACCGCGCTGACCAGCCACTGTGCCGACCCCGAGCGGCGGATCCGCTGGGTCTCCACCACGGAGCTGCCCGACCCGCTGCCGTTCCTGCGCGGCGGCGAGCTGGTGATGACCACCGGCCTCCTCGAGCGGGACGAGGAGGAGTGGATCGGACTGCTCGGGCGGCTCGCCGAGCTGCCCGTCGCCGCGTTGTGCGTCGGGACGGGGCTCGTGCACGAGGCGGTGCCCGAGGTCGTCGTCGAGACCGCCGAGCGGGCCGGCCTCGCGCTGGTGCGGTCGCCGGTCGAGGTGCCGTTCGCACAGATCAGCCACTGGGTCGCCGAGCAGACGTTCGCCGAGCAGTACGACGCCGTGCGCGCCGCCGCCGCGGTGCAGGACGAGCTGATGCGGGAGCTGCTGTCCGGACACGGGCTGCGCGGGCTGCTGCGCCGGCTGTACCGGCAGCTCGGCGCGGGCCCGGTCGCCGTGGTGGAGCCGGACGGCAGCGTTCTCGCCCGCCACCCCGCCTCCGCCGCCTGGCCGGGCGAGGGCCCCGGCACGGCCGTGCCGATCGAGGTCGACGGGGTGCCGGTCGCCCTGCTCTGCACCCGCCGGGCCACCCCGCGCAGCGACGTGCTGTCGTTCGCGACGAGCATCCTCGGCCTGGAAGTGGCCCGCCACCAGGCCGTGCTGACCGGCCGCAGGGAACTGCTCGGCCAGCTCCTCGAGGACGTGCTGCACCGCACCATCCCGGACGCCGACGCCCGCCGCCGCCTCGCCGCCCACCACCTGGCCGTCGACGGGCCGCACGCGGTCGTGGTCGCCCGCGTCGACGGCGACCCCGCCCGGCTGCGCAGCCTGCCCTGGACCCTCGGCCCGCTCCTGGAACGCGAGGGCGACCGGCTGCCCACCGCGCTCATCGACGACACGGTGACCGTCGTCGTACCGGACGGCGCCGACGCCGAGGCGGCCGCCCGCACCGTCGCCGGCCACCTGATCCTGCTGGACCCGAAGGTCCGCGTCGGCGTCGGCGAACCCCGCCGCGGGGTGAGCGGGCTGCGGCTCGGCTACTTCGAGGCCCGCCAGGCCGCCGGGACGGGGCCCGGCGTGCACCGGGCCGCGCCGCTCAGCCTCGCCGGCCTGCTCCTGGGCAACCTGGACCTGCCGCTGCGCGAACTCGGAACCGGCGTCCTCGCCCCGCTCCTGCGGCACGACGAGGCCCAGCACGCCGACCTCCTCACCACCCTGCGGACCTACCTCGCCCACGACTGCGCCTCCGCCGCCACCGCCGCGGCGCTCACCCTGCACCGCAACAGCCTGCGCTACCGGCTCCAGCTGATCGAACAGCTCACCGGCCGCGACCTCGACCGGCTGACCGACCGGCTCGAACTGTGGCTGGCCCTGACCGCACTCGACGCGGACCCGGCGGCGGACTGA
- a CDS encoding geranyl diphosphate 2-C-methyltransferase, with protein MLSTELTVPSNGRTLQVPKPATPYQGDIARYWDGEARPVNLRLGDVDGLYHHHYGIGDVDHSALGADGDEQKLIAELHRLESAQADLLLKHLGDIGPDDTLMDAGCGRGGSMVMANQRFGCSVEGVTLSAKQAEFANGRAAELGIQDRVRARVCNMLSTPFDTGQMAASWNNESSMYVDLHDLFAEHSRVLKVGGRYVTITGCWNPRYGQPSKWVSQINAHFECNIHSRREYLRAMADNRLVPQAVIDLTPDTLPYWKLRATSSLVTGIEEAFIKSYEDGSFQYVLIAADRV; from the coding sequence GTGCTCAGCACCGAACTCACCGTCCCCTCCAACGGCCGCACCCTCCAGGTCCCCAAGCCGGCCACGCCCTACCAGGGGGACATCGCCCGCTACTGGGACGGCGAGGCCCGTCCCGTGAACCTGCGGCTCGGTGACGTCGACGGTCTCTACCACCACCACTACGGCATCGGAGACGTCGACCACTCGGCCCTCGGCGCCGACGGCGACGAGCAGAAGCTCATCGCGGAACTCCACCGCCTGGAGTCGGCCCAGGCCGACCTCCTGCTGAAGCACCTCGGCGACATCGGCCCCGACGACACCCTGATGGACGCCGGCTGCGGGCGCGGCGGCTCGATGGTGATGGCCAACCAGCGCTTCGGCTGCTCGGTCGAAGGCGTCACCCTCTCGGCCAAGCAGGCCGAGTTCGCCAACGGCCGCGCCGCCGAACTCGGCATCCAGGACCGGGTGCGCGCCCGCGTCTGCAACATGCTCTCCACCCCCTTCGACACCGGACAGATGGCCGCCTCGTGGAACAACGAGTCGAGCATGTACGTCGACCTGCACGACCTCTTCGCGGAGCACTCCCGCGTCCTGAAGGTCGGCGGCCGCTACGTCACCATCACCGGCTGCTGGAACCCGCGCTACGGCCAGCCCTCCAAGTGGGTCTCCCAGATCAACGCCCACTTCGAGTGCAACATCCACTCGCGCCGTGAGTACCTGCGCGCCATGGCCGACAACCGCCTGGTCCCGCAGGCCGTCATCGACCTCACCCCCGACACCCTGCCCTACTGGAAGCTGCGCGCCACCTCGTCGCTGGTGACGGGGATCGAGGAGGCGTTCATCAAGTCCTACGAGGACGGTTCCTTCCAGTACGTCCTGATCGCGGCCGACCGGGTCTGA
- a CDS encoding family 2 encapsulin nanocompartment cargo protein terpene cyclase, with product MPPPEPVPPQSGLPEAAARYGAQVLADATARARDISAAFGGLPSPPAPPSPPDAPAPPGSVPAEVPLPDAGLARILSGPSGIGTAGLRLSLPEEAPASTPAAATGTPIPGLYHHPIPEPDPVRVAEVSRRIKDWALDEVSLYPEDWAEEFDGFSVGSYMVGCHPDAPGIDHLMIATRLMVAENAVDDCYCEDHGGSPVGLGERLLLAHTALDPLYTTSEYQPDWAKSLHSDAPRRAYRSAMEYFVQVGSASQADRYRHDMARLHLGYLAEAAWAQEERVPEVWEYLAMRQFNNFRPCPTITDTVGGYELPADLHARPDMQKVIALAGNATTIVNDLYSYMKELDAPGTHLNLPVVIAEREGLSDRDAYLKSVEVHNDLMHDFESAAAALAAELPLPSVQRFLRGVAAWVDGNHHWHQNNTYRYSLPDFW from the coding sequence ATGCCCCCGCCTGAGCCGGTCCCTCCGCAATCGGGCCTGCCGGAAGCCGCCGCCCGCTACGGGGCGCAGGTCCTGGCCGACGCCACGGCCCGCGCGCGCGACATCAGCGCGGCCTTCGGCGGCCTGCCGTCCCCTCCCGCCCCGCCGTCCCCTCCCGACGCACCGGCCCCGCCCGGTTCCGTACCCGCCGAAGTCCCGCTGCCGGACGCCGGCCTGGCGCGGATCCTGAGCGGACCCAGCGGCATCGGCACGGCCGGTCTGCGCCTGAGCCTCCCCGAGGAGGCCCCGGCGTCGACGCCGGCCGCCGCGACGGGCACCCCGATCCCCGGCCTGTACCACCACCCGATCCCCGAGCCCGATCCCGTACGGGTCGCCGAGGTCAGCCGCAGGATCAAGGACTGGGCGCTGGACGAGGTCTCCCTCTACCCCGAGGACTGGGCCGAGGAGTTCGACGGCTTCTCCGTGGGCAGCTACATGGTCGGCTGCCACCCCGACGCGCCCGGCATCGACCACCTGATGATCGCCACCCGCCTGATGGTCGCCGAGAACGCGGTGGACGACTGCTACTGCGAGGACCACGGCGGCTCGCCCGTCGGACTCGGCGAACGCCTGCTCCTCGCGCACACCGCCCTCGACCCCCTGTACACGACGAGCGAGTACCAGCCGGACTGGGCGAAGTCGCTGCACTCGGACGCCCCGCGCCGGGCGTACCGCTCCGCCATGGAGTACTTCGTCCAGGTGGGCAGCGCCTCCCAGGCCGACCGGTACCGGCACGACATGGCCCGGCTGCACCTCGGCTACCTCGCCGAGGCCGCCTGGGCCCAGGAGGAGCGGGTGCCGGAGGTGTGGGAGTACCTGGCGATGCGCCAGTTCAACAACTTCCGCCCCTGCCCCACCATCACCGACACCGTCGGCGGCTACGAACTGCCCGCGGACCTGCACGCCCGACCGGACATGCAGAAGGTCATCGCCCTCGCCGGCAACGCGACGACCATCGTCAACGACCTCTACTCCTACATGAAGGAACTCGACGCTCCAGGCACGCACTTGAACCTGCCGGTCGTGATCGCGGAACGGGAAGGCCTCTCCGACCGGGACGCCTACCTGAAGTCGGTCGAGGTCCACAACGACCTCATGCACGACTTCGAGTCCGCGGCCGCGGCCCTGGCCGCCGAGCTGCCCCTGCCGAGCGTCCAGCGCTTCCTGCGCGGCGTCGCCGCGTGGGTCGACGGCAACCACCACTGGCACCAGAACAACACCTACCGCTACAGCCTGCCCGACTTCTGGTAA